A single region of the Jatrophihabitans sp. GAS493 genome encodes:
- a CDS encoding DUF5666 domain-containing protein, whose protein sequence is MTFFNSPDGESTTSVTAEDHDQSTVELLETDHDIAAAPEDDLNRDDDIDDDIDDDIDDDFAPRAKERLGALSIALIALLIAGIGFLGGVITQKHNGDSSTASRGGAAGAGANAQRFGALREGAAGGFGGAAGGGAAAGGGAAGGGTGSDTADTPALIGTVVSVSGDTAVVKNLAGKEVTVHLSTDTRVSKAATAADLKPGQTVTVAGSTGTDGSIAASSVTAK, encoded by the coding sequence ATGACATTCTTCAACTCCCCAGACGGCGAATCGACGACGTCAGTGACGGCCGAGGATCACGATCAGTCCACCGTCGAACTGCTGGAGACCGACCACGACATCGCGGCCGCGCCGGAGGACGATCTCAACCGCGACGATGACATCGACGACGACATTGACGACGACATTGACGATGACTTCGCGCCGCGCGCCAAGGAGCGCCTCGGAGCGCTGAGCATCGCTCTGATCGCGCTACTCATAGCCGGGATCGGTTTCCTGGGCGGCGTCATCACACAGAAGCACAACGGTGACTCATCGACGGCCAGTCGGGGCGGTGCGGCCGGCGCGGGCGCGAACGCCCAGCGCTTCGGTGCGTTACGCGAGGGAGCCGCCGGCGGCTTCGGTGGGGCAGCCGGCGGCGGTGCCGCGGCTGGCGGTGGAGCGGCCGGAGGTGGCACCGGTTCCGACACCGCCGACACCCCCGCGCTCATCGGCACGGTGGTCAGCGTCAGTGGTGACACGGCCGTGGTGAAGAACCTCGCGGGCAAGGAAGTAACCGTCCATCTCTCCACGGATACGCGCGTATCCAAGGCCGCGACGGCCGCCGACCTCAAGCCCGGACAGACCGTGACCGTGGCCGGCAGTACCGGTACCGACGGCTCAATCGCTGCATCATCGGTCACCGCAAAGTGA
- a CDS encoding phosphatase PAP2 family protein: MHNIALTWQQAARLGVGLVALAALGRWATASGAVSVRIRRAAGFTTPFVTEIAIIAFLYSIWQFAGTAPVFGAAGAIGRGSAIEHFEHLVHLPSEHVAQRPLLGHPLLAQAANLYYATMHFTALFVLLLWVFVRHRRRYPEVRLLLVVLTVLCFVVQLVPVAPPRLLPTAGYVDTAEIYGQSVYTAFGAIGPDQLSAMPSLHVGWSVLVALVAVTVTTSRWRWLVVAHPIITIYVVSATANHYWSDGLAAIALLALSLLVLKAGQRLSGSRRPSRSRRQRDLRDDVTEAVPAAVV; the protein is encoded by the coding sequence GTGCACAACATCGCCCTCACCTGGCAGCAGGCCGCTCGCCTCGGGGTGGGCCTGGTTGCGCTCGCGGCATTGGGGCGATGGGCGACGGCGAGCGGCGCGGTATCCGTACGGATTCGGCGCGCGGCCGGCTTCACGACCCCGTTCGTGACCGAGATCGCCATCATCGCGTTTCTGTACTCGATCTGGCAGTTCGCCGGGACCGCGCCGGTCTTCGGAGCGGCCGGAGCGATTGGCCGCGGCTCGGCCATCGAACATTTCGAGCATCTCGTTCATCTGCCGAGCGAGCACGTCGCCCAGCGGCCGTTGCTCGGTCACCCCTTGCTGGCCCAGGCGGCAAACCTCTACTACGCGACGATGCACTTCACCGCACTCTTCGTTCTCCTCCTCTGGGTCTTCGTCCGTCACCGTCGCCGCTACCCCGAGGTGCGTCTGCTACTCGTTGTTCTCACCGTGCTCTGCTTCGTGGTTCAGCTGGTTCCGGTGGCCCCACCCCGCCTCCTGCCCACCGCGGGCTACGTCGACACCGCGGAGATCTACGGGCAGTCGGTGTACACAGCATTCGGGGCGATCGGTCCGGACCAGCTGTCCGCGATGCCGTCCCTGCACGTCGGTTGGTCGGTTCTGGTGGCGTTGGTCGCGGTGACGGTGACAACGAGTCGCTGGCGCTGGCTGGTCGTCGCGCATCCGATCATCACGATCTACGTCGTCTCCGCCACCGCCAATCACTACTGGTCCGACGGTCTGGCCGCGATAGCGCTGCTGGCTCTGAGTCTGCTCGTGCTGAAAGCGGGCCAGCGATTGAGCGGGAGCCGGAGGCCGAGTAGAAGCCGGAGGCAGCGAGACCTTCGCGACGACGTGACCGAGGCCGTCCCCGCAGCCGTGGTCTAA
- a CDS encoding ABC transporter ATP-binding protein gives MSAGRRAAHRTATADPDGPPSPPRASRPVIQLDRVGKTYGSGDTAVHAVRSVSLSVERGDYVAIMGASGSGKSTLMNIIGCLDDTSRGRYLLDGVDVRTLDEHQLAIIRNRKIGFIFQSFNLIPRTRAVDNVALPLSYAGVKAAERKRRALEALSRVGLSERVDHLPTELSGGQQQRVAIARAIVTQPVLLLADEPTGALDSRASADVLALFDDLNLNGRTLVIITHEDEVAHHAKRIVRMRDGEVIEDIRQAGVSAPPPRLGLGVSA, from the coding sequence ATGAGCGCTGGTCGCAGGGCCGCCCACCGCACCGCCACCGCCGACCCGGACGGCCCGCCGTCACCCCCACGCGCCAGCAGGCCGGTCATCCAGCTCGATCGGGTCGGCAAGACCTACGGCAGCGGCGACACCGCGGTGCACGCCGTCCGATCAGTGAGTCTGTCGGTCGAACGAGGCGACTACGTAGCGATCATGGGTGCATCAGGCTCCGGAAAATCGACGCTGATGAACATCATCGGCTGCCTGGACGACACCAGCCGTGGTCGCTATCTGCTCGACGGGGTCGACGTGCGGACCCTCGACGAGCATCAACTGGCCATCATTCGCAACCGCAAGATCGGATTCATTTTCCAGAGCTTCAACCTGATCCCACGCACCCGGGCCGTCGACAATGTCGCTCTCCCGCTCTCCTACGCCGGCGTGAAAGCGGCCGAGCGAAAGCGGCGGGCACTCGAAGCCCTGAGCCGAGTCGGTCTGAGCGAGCGCGTCGACCATCTGCCGACCGAACTCTCCGGCGGCCAGCAGCAGCGAGTCGCGATCGCCCGGGCGATCGTCACGCAGCCGGTGCTGCTACTCGCTGATGAGCCCACGGGTGCGCTGGATTCACGGGCCTCCGCCGACGTGCTTGCCCTCTTCGATGATCTCAACCTGAACGGCCGGACTCTTGTGATCATCACCCACGAGGACGAAGTCGCCCACCATGCCAAGCGGATCGTCCGAATGCGTGATGGCGAAGTCATAGAAGACATCCGCCAGGCCGGGGTCAGCGCGCCGCCACCGCGACTCGGATTGGGAGTCAGCGCATGA
- a CDS encoding HlyD family secretion protein, producing MRQRTAIINGALVIAVVTVGAISYFTIGGTKTASASTERTTTAVKTNLVASVAASGNVTSAVTTGVSFSGCSGKLTSISAKLGQAVKAGQELATVDPSDAQTAVTTAQNNVTAAEAGVDNSISAAQLSLSNAESSMSLDVSNAQDDLNTANAALTADTAAKAPADSISKDQQSVTQAEQSLSSTKLKDQQQVSSAELSLSQARASTSQSASSLSTAKTDLATAEQNLANCTLTSPSAGTVIAINSTLGETPSSTSSGSTSSSSGGSSSGSTGSSSSGSSSSTTSGTSTTSSSSSSSSSTGFITLADMSQLQIKSYVSEADIATVKVGDAASVVFSALAPVSATPGATSTSGTTLAGTVTEVDPTSTVSSNVVEYGVTISITAPPANLRLGQTGSATITTASKESVVAVTTTAITTLGPVKSVTVKTGSTTKTVVVTTGLVGNAQTEITSGVNAGDVLVLPATTSTSLTTGGIPGAGGLTGFGGGGR from the coding sequence ATGCGGCAGCGCACTGCAATCATCAACGGAGCGTTGGTGATCGCCGTCGTCACGGTAGGGGCGATCAGCTACTTCACCATCGGCGGAACCAAGACAGCCAGCGCATCGACCGAGCGCACCACTACGGCGGTCAAGACGAACCTGGTCGCGTCGGTTGCCGCCAGTGGGAACGTCACCAGCGCAGTGACGACCGGCGTCTCGTTCTCCGGCTGCAGCGGCAAGCTCACCTCAATCTCGGCCAAGCTCGGCCAGGCGGTCAAAGCAGGTCAGGAGTTGGCTACGGTCGACCCCAGCGATGCGCAGACCGCGGTCACCACGGCGCAGAACAACGTCACTGCTGCCGAGGCGGGTGTCGACAACTCCATCAGTGCCGCCCAACTCTCGCTCTCCAACGCCGAGAGCAGCATGAGCCTGGATGTCAGCAACGCTCAGGACGATCTCAACACCGCGAATGCTGCGTTGACCGCCGACACCGCCGCCAAGGCGCCGGCCGACTCGATCAGCAAGGATCAGCAGAGCGTCACCCAGGCCGAGCAGTCGCTCAGCTCGACAAAGCTCAAGGATCAGCAGCAGGTCAGCTCGGCGGAGCTGTCGCTGAGCCAGGCCCGCGCATCGACCAGCCAGAGCGCGTCCTCGCTCAGCACTGCCAAGACCGATCTCGCCACAGCGGAACAGAATCTGGCGAACTGCACCCTCACCTCGCCTTCGGCCGGGACCGTCATCGCGATCAACTCGACGCTTGGCGAGACCCCGAGTTCGACCTCGTCGGGTAGCACCAGCAGCTCATCGGGCGGTTCGTCGTCCGGGTCCACCGGCTCGTCTTCGAGCGGCAGCTCCTCCAGCACGACATCTGGTACGAGCACGACGTCGTCAAGCTCCAGCTCAAGCTCCAGCACCGGTTTCATCACGCTCGCCGACATGTCCCAACTGCAGATCAAGTCCTACGTGTCAGAGGCGGACATCGCCACGGTGAAGGTGGGCGACGCCGCCTCGGTCGTCTTCTCCGCCCTCGCACCGGTCAGTGCAACGCCTGGTGCCACCTCGACGTCGGGTACGACACTGGCCGGAACCGTCACTGAGGTCGACCCGACGAGCACCGTCTCCAGCAACGTCGTTGAATATGGCGTCACGATCTCGATCACCGCGCCGCCGGCGAACCTGCGCCTCGGCCAGACCGGCAGCGCGACTATCACGACGGCAAGCAAGGAGAGCGTGGTCGCGGTGACGACCACGGCAATCACCACGCTCGGTCCGGTGAAGTCGGTGACGGTGAAGACCGGCTCGACGACCAAGACTGTGGTCGTCACCACCGGCTTGGTCGGAAACGCCCAGACCGAGATCACCAGCGGCGTCAACGCCGGAGACGTCCTCGTGCTCCCAGCCACCACCTCGACATCGCTCACCACCGGGGGCATCCCGGGCGCCGGCGGTCTCACCGGATTCGGCGGCGGCGGTCGATGA
- a CDS encoding DMT family transporter, translating into MTRRTWMLFSAMCIIWGIPYLLIRVAVRDVSPPALVFARTFLGALVLLPIALKRNAIRPVLPLWRPLLAFTAIEIAIPWLLLNDAETKLSSSLTGLLIAAVPLVGVVIARFGRTKERVDATRLAGLLLGVVGVVALLGLDLGNVQARPLLEVGVVVVGYAVAPVILNRHLGGVPGIGVVFTSLAITSLAYLPAAVVMRPDHLHANTVASIIALALICTALAFVLFFELIAAIGPSRAVVITYVNPAVAVFLGVLLLNESFTMGMAIGFPLILAGSVLAARTRKSRDEVAIGIAEPVPAAGA; encoded by the coding sequence GTGACGCGACGTACCTGGATGCTCTTCTCGGCGATGTGCATCATCTGGGGTATTCCGTATCTGCTGATCCGCGTGGCCGTGCGAGACGTCTCACCTCCGGCTCTGGTCTTCGCCCGCACGTTCCTCGGCGCTCTGGTGCTGCTGCCGATCGCGCTGAAACGGAACGCGATCCGGCCCGTACTGCCGCTGTGGCGCCCGCTACTGGCCTTCACCGCGATCGAGATCGCGATCCCGTGGTTGCTGCTCAACGACGCCGAAACCAAGCTCTCCAGCTCGCTCACCGGCCTGCTTATCGCCGCTGTGCCGCTGGTCGGCGTGGTCATCGCCCGCTTCGGGCGCACGAAGGAGAGGGTGGACGCGACAAGGCTGGCCGGGCTGCTGCTCGGCGTGGTCGGCGTCGTGGCGCTGCTCGGATTGGATCTTGGCAATGTGCAGGCCCGTCCGCTCCTTGAGGTGGGGGTGGTGGTAGTCGGCTACGCCGTGGCGCCGGTGATCCTCAATCGACACCTGGGCGGAGTCCCCGGGATCGGGGTCGTCTTCACGTCCCTGGCCATCACGTCCCTGGCTTACCTACCCGCGGCCGTGGTGATGAGACCCGATCACCTACACGCCAATACCGTGGCTTCGATCATCGCGTTGGCCCTCATCTGCACCGCGCTGGCGTTCGTCCTCTTCTTCGAGCTGATCGCCGCCATCGGCCCATCCCGCGCGGTGGTCATCACCTACGTGAACCCGGCGGTCGCGGTGTTTCTCGGGGTACTGCTGCTCAACGAGTCCTTCACGATGGGCATGGCCATCGGATTCCCACTTATTCTGGCCGGATCTGTCCTCGCCGCGCGCACCCGCAAATCGAGGGACGAGGTCGCGATCGGCATCGCTGAGCCCGTGCCGGCCGCCGGCGCCTAG
- a CDS encoding YaaA family protein yields the protein MLILLPPSEKKRPGGRGRSLTTRPDAGELAEYRARTIDAVRQLVAGPRQTAAAKLLLPDSVVDETVAINRALLDSPTMPALQRYSGVVYDGLDAAALSAAATSLARRRVLIFSGLFGVLTGGEPIPNYRVPAKAVLPGIGVAGTFWRPALDGRLRGLIKRGAVIDLRSSDYASMWRMPALDGRGVSVRIESPTSRGYGVVSYNSKYGKGVLARALLERVAAGGEVSGAEEALEVWREATGESGEVRQTCSGATLLLLRTGPTGG from the coding sequence GTGCTCATCCTGCTGCCGCCGAGCGAGAAGAAGCGACCGGGCGGACGTGGACGGTCACTCACCACGCGCCCGGACGCTGGTGAACTCGCGGAGTACCGCGCGCGCACGATAGACGCCGTCCGGCAGCTAGTCGCCGGCCCGCGCCAGACGGCCGCGGCCAAGCTGCTGCTGCCCGATTCAGTAGTGGACGAGACGGTCGCCATCAACCGCGCCTTGCTCGACAGCCCGACCATGCCGGCTCTGCAGCGCTATAGCGGCGTCGTGTACGACGGTCTCGACGCTGCTGCGCTCTCCGCCGCGGCGACCAGCTTGGCCCGGCGACGTGTGTTGATCTTCTCCGGACTCTTCGGAGTGTTGACCGGTGGTGAGCCGATACCGAACTACCGGGTACCGGCGAAAGCCGTGCTGCCTGGAATCGGGGTCGCGGGCACCTTCTGGCGGCCCGCCCTGGACGGGCGACTGCGCGGACTGATCAAGCGAGGCGCCGTCATCGACCTACGTTCCAGCGACTATGCGTCGATGTGGCGGATGCCAGCCCTGGATGGTCGCGGGGTGAGTGTGCGAATCGAGTCGCCGACCAGTCGCGGCTACGGAGTGGTGAGCTACAACAGCAAGTACGGCAAGGGTGTGCTGGCTCGGGCGTTGCTGGAGCGGGTTGCGGCCGGCGGCGAGGTCAGCGGCGCCGAGGAGGCGCTCGAGGTCTGGCGGGAGGCTACCGGCGAATCCGGTGAGGTCCGGCAAACCTGCTCCGGCGCCACGTTGCTGTTGCTGCGCACCGGACCCACCGGCGGCTAG
- a CDS encoding ABC transporter permease, giving the protein MNLPVALRFATVGIAANKMRSALTTLGILIGVSAVIILLAVGTGSSAAVKSRIAKLGSATITVSRQANGNGRAGSGGGGAGGAARAFGGGGFGGGAFGGGGGAAAGGASTSGSATKTRTTDLTLDDAKALTDTSQLPDVKLVAPQASATSVVGGYTGVTHTISSFLGSTPSYFAISNDDLLAGSYFGDNDYLAHSNVVVLGTTVAQDLVGGTGADAVGKTIQLNGGNWTVSGVLASKGTTSGSNADDLAVAPLTTVEDKLTGVDQSLTSILVEAKSSSAVDSAEAQIESVLDARHVVTSSTRDYSVSSAASIISTATSTTQTLTVLLGAVAAISLLVGGIGVMNIMLVTVTERTREIGVRKAIGAGKADIVVQFLAEAVLLSVIGGLVGVAIGLIGSRFTIVGVQPVVASWSVFLAFGVAVAVGLFFGIYPANRAASLKPIDALRYE; this is encoded by the coding sequence ATGAACCTGCCCGTCGCGCTGCGTTTCGCAACGGTGGGAATCGCGGCGAACAAGATGCGTTCCGCCCTGACGACACTGGGGATTCTCATCGGGGTATCGGCGGTGATCATTCTGCTCGCCGTCGGCACCGGTTCGAGCGCCGCGGTGAAGAGCCGTATCGCGAAACTCGGAAGTGCCACGATCACGGTCAGCCGGCAGGCCAACGGGAACGGGCGCGCCGGTAGCGGAGGAGGCGGTGCGGGGGGCGCAGCCCGGGCCTTCGGCGGAGGCGGATTCGGTGGGGGTGCCTTCGGCGGCGGCGGCGGTGCGGCGGCCGGTGGCGCGAGCACCTCAGGCTCGGCCACCAAGACCCGGACCACTGACCTCACACTTGACGATGCCAAGGCGCTCACCGATACCTCCCAGCTGCCCGACGTGAAGCTGGTGGCTCCGCAAGCAAGTGCCACCTCGGTCGTCGGCGGCTACACGGGTGTGACGCACACGATCTCGTCCTTCCTCGGCAGCACACCCTCCTACTTCGCCATCAGCAATGACGACCTGCTCGCCGGCAGCTACTTCGGAGACAACGACTATCTGGCCCACAGCAATGTCGTCGTGCTCGGCACGACAGTGGCGCAGGATCTGGTCGGAGGCACCGGAGCCGACGCTGTCGGAAAGACGATTCAGCTCAACGGTGGCAACTGGACGGTCTCCGGCGTGCTCGCTTCGAAGGGGACCACCAGTGGATCGAACGCCGATGACCTGGCGGTGGCCCCACTGACCACGGTTGAGGACAAGCTGACCGGAGTCGATCAGAGCCTCACCTCGATCCTGGTCGAGGCCAAGAGTTCCTCAGCGGTGGACAGCGCCGAGGCACAGATCGAATCGGTCCTCGACGCCCGGCACGTGGTGACGTCCAGTACCCGCGACTACAGCGTCTCCAGCGCGGCATCCATCATCTCGACGGCCACCAGTACCACTCAGACCCTGACCGTCCTGCTCGGTGCTGTCGCCGCGATCAGCCTGCTGGTGGGCGGGATCGGGGTCATGAACATCATGCTGGTGACCGTCACCGAACGCACCCGGGAGATCGGCGTCCGGAAGGCGATCGGGGCCGGCAAGGCTGACATCGTCGTCCAATTTCTGGCCGAAGCGGTGCTGCTGTCAGTGATCGGCGGGCTCGTAGGCGTGGCCATCGGCCTGATCGGAAGCCGCTTCACCATCGTCGGTGTGCAGCCGGTCGTTGCGAGCTGGTCCGTCTTCCTCGCGTTCGGAGTCGCCGTGGCGGTCGGGCTCTTCTTCGGTATCTACCCGGCCAACCGCGCCGCGTCCCTCAAGCCCATCGACGCCCTGCGTTACGAATAA
- a CDS encoding VOC family protein has translation MQLDHLCYVAGPEGLGACVQRLGARLGAGFNDGGIHPRLGTRNYVLPLAGGRYLEVVAALDHPAADSAPFGRAVRDRTLSGGGWLGWVVRVDDITDIELHLARPAVAGHRVRPDGYDLRWKQLGVNDTAANPHLPFFVQWLSPFNEHPSSHGGAIELSSLEISGDQGEIDQYLGSSSAEILADVTVTWLPISEDDNGIVAAEFTTAHGTVRID, from the coding sequence ATGCAACTCGATCATCTCTGCTATGTCGCCGGTCCGGAGGGACTCGGTGCGTGCGTTCAGCGCCTCGGCGCCCGCCTGGGAGCCGGATTCAACGACGGCGGCATTCACCCGCGCCTGGGAACACGTAACTATGTGCTGCCGCTGGCCGGCGGTCGGTACCTCGAGGTCGTTGCCGCGCTCGATCACCCGGCGGCCGACTCAGCACCCTTCGGACGGGCGGTTCGCGACCGGACCCTATCCGGCGGCGGCTGGCTGGGCTGGGTCGTGCGGGTCGACGACATCACCGACATCGAACTGCACCTGGCCCGCCCCGCCGTGGCCGGGCACCGCGTTCGCCCCGACGGCTACGACCTGCGGTGGAAGCAGCTCGGGGTCAACGACACGGCGGCCAACCCGCACCTGCCGTTCTTCGTGCAGTGGCTCTCCCCGTTCAATGAGCACCCGTCCAGTCACGGCGGGGCGATCGAGCTGAGCAGCCTGGAGATCTCGGGCGATCAAGGCGAGATCGACCAGTATCTCGGCAGCTCCAGTGCCGAGATACTCGCCGACGTGACTGTGACCTGGCTACCGATCAGCGAGGACGACAACGGCATCGTCGCGGCGGAGTTCACCACCGCGCACGGAACTGTGCGTATCGACTAG
- a CDS encoding glycoside hydrolase family 15 protein produces the protein MAGVVHAFEMDEQIPATAALAQAHKPTRKAVPIGDYGFLSDGEATALVSPGGAVEWMCLPRMDSPSVFGSLLGPHAGSFRVAPSDVTVPAARRYLPGTMILETSWGTATGWIIVRDVLLMGPWRHDQAVSKTHRRTPTDYEPEHTLLRTIRCVKGEVQTVVECEPVFDYGRGIGHWSYTEQVYHQGVARSQHSEIALTLTTDMRMGFEGGRATARTLLKEGDVRFVALSWGSKEPPLTHAEAYSRLVWTAHHWQHWLARGRFPDHPWRSYLQRSALTLKGLTFAPTGAIAAATTTSLPETIGGERNYDYRYSWIRDSTFALWAMYSLGFDWEAVDFFSFIADLASAEDDLQIMYGIGGERELPEVELDHLPGYADSRPVRIGNAAYAQRQHDVWGALLDSVYLHTKARDHVDGRIWPFLGKQVEQAIANWHLPDAGIWEVRGGHQHFTSSKIMCWVAVDRGARLADIIGQNSKATEWRKVADEIHADICANGVDSRGVFTQHYGTDALDASLLLAPLLNFLPADDPRIKATVLAVADELTVDGLVLRYRTDETDDGFSGEEGSFTICSFWLVSALSTIGERRRARDLCKKLLSFAGPLELYAEEIDPHSGEQLGNFPQAFTHLALINAVVHVIADEALEDDLHTDDSFSD, from the coding sequence ATGGCCGGCGTCGTCCATGCTTTTGAGATGGACGAACAGATTCCGGCAACCGCCGCCCTCGCGCAGGCACACAAGCCCACGCGGAAAGCGGTTCCGATCGGCGACTACGGGTTCCTCTCCGACGGCGAGGCGACGGCGCTGGTCTCACCGGGTGGCGCGGTGGAATGGATGTGCCTGCCCCGCATGGATTCGCCCAGCGTCTTCGGCTCGCTTCTCGGGCCACACGCCGGCAGCTTCCGGGTCGCACCCTCGGACGTAACCGTTCCGGCTGCTCGTCGCTATCTGCCTGGCACGATGATTCTCGAGACGAGTTGGGGCACCGCCACCGGCTGGATCATCGTCCGAGATGTGCTGCTGATGGGTCCATGGCGACACGATCAGGCGGTCTCCAAGACCCATCGCCGCACACCCACCGACTACGAACCCGAGCACACCCTGCTGCGGACGATTCGCTGCGTCAAGGGCGAGGTCCAGACCGTTGTCGAGTGCGAGCCGGTCTTCGACTACGGCCGTGGCATCGGGCACTGGTCCTACACCGAGCAGGTCTATCACCAGGGTGTCGCACGCTCCCAGCACAGCGAGATCGCCCTCACCCTCACCACCGATATGCGGATGGGATTCGAGGGCGGACGGGCCACGGCCCGCACGCTGTTGAAGGAGGGCGACGTTCGGTTCGTGGCGCTCTCCTGGGGGAGCAAGGAGCCACCGCTCACCCACGCCGAGGCATACTCCCGTCTGGTCTGGACCGCGCACCACTGGCAGCACTGGCTGGCCCGCGGTCGTTTCCCGGACCACCCGTGGCGAAGCTACCTGCAGCGCAGTGCGCTCACTCTGAAGGGGCTCACCTTCGCACCGACCGGCGCCATTGCCGCCGCGACCACGACCTCGCTGCCCGAGACGATCGGCGGCGAGCGCAACTACGACTACCGCTACAGCTGGATCCGCGACTCCACGTTCGCCCTCTGGGCGATGTACAGCCTCGGGTTCGATTGGGAGGCGGTCGACTTCTTCTCCTTCATCGCCGACCTGGCTTCGGCCGAGGATGACCTGCAGATCATGTATGGCATCGGTGGCGAGCGGGAGCTACCGGAGGTCGAACTCGACCACCTTCCCGGCTACGCCGACTCGCGACCGGTGCGAATCGGCAACGCGGCCTACGCGCAGCGCCAGCACGACGTCTGGGGCGCGCTGCTCGATTCGGTCTACCTGCACACCAAGGCTCGCGATCACGTCGACGGACGGATCTGGCCCTTCCTGGGGAAGCAGGTTGAACAGGCGATCGCGAACTGGCATCTTCCGGATGCCGGGATCTGGGAGGTCCGCGGCGGCCATCAGCACTTCACTTCCTCGAAGATCATGTGCTGGGTCGCGGTCGACCGTGGAGCGCGACTGGCTGACATCATCGGGCAGAACTCCAAGGCGACGGAGTGGCGCAAGGTGGCGGATGAGATCCATGCCGATATCTGTGCCAACGGCGTCGACTCCCGCGGGGTCTTCACCCAGCATTACGGCACCGACGCGCTGGATGCCTCGCTGCTGCTCGCGCCGCTGCTGAATTTCCTCCCGGCCGACGATCCGCGAATCAAGGCCACCGTGCTGGCCGTCGCCGATGAGTTGACGGTGGACGGCCTGGTTCTTCGCTACCGCACTGACGAAACCGACGATGGGTTCAGCGGTGAAGAGGGATCCTTCACGATCTGTTCGTTCTGGTTGGTCTCGGCCTTGAGCACCATCGGTGAGCGCCGACGCGCCCGGGACCTGTGCAAGAAGCTGCTCTCCTTCGCCGGCCCACTCGAGCTCTACGCCGAGGAGATCGACCCGCATTCGGGCGAACAGTTGGGGAACTTCCCGCAGGCGTTCACCCATCTCGCGCTGATCAACGCGGTAGTCCACGTCATCGCCGACGAGGCGCTGGAAGACGACCTCCACACAGACGATTCATTCAGCGACTAG